In a genomic window of Rhodovulum sp. P5:
- a CDS encoding CpaF family protein: MFSRYRKTDMQAAEPAARQKDTSGPTLSPTTAPLPATAPADAAPVSDKERKRRERLGELKIELHKRLLEDLNLAALEHADEQDLRTEINAISGEGLDELGVVLNREDRAQLNQELFDEVVGLGPLEPLLKDDTVNDILVNGPKQIFVERGGKLQLTDITFQNEKHLLRIIDKIVSAVGRRVDESNPYVDARLADGSRFNAMVPPIAVDGSLVSIRKFKKDKLGIGDLVRFGAFTEEMAAYLQAAVACRLNIIVSGGTGSGKTTTLNALSSFIDDAERILTIEDTAELQLQQTHVGRMESRPPNVEGKGAVSQRDCLKNALRMRPDRIIVGETRGEEVIDMLQAMNTGHDGSMTTIHANNARDAVSRLENMIAMAGIEMPLKAVRSQVASAVNLIVQASRLQDGSRRMVSITEVTGMEGEVISMQEIFRYERLGLEADGKIIGRFTATGVRSHYSDRFRQWGDDLPASLFEPNMGG; encoded by the coding sequence ATGTTTTCAAGGTACAGAAAGACCGACATGCAGGCGGCGGAGCCCGCAGCCAGACAGAAGGATACGTCGGGGCCGACGCTCTCCCCTACGACAGCGCCGCTTCCCGCCACCGCGCCTGCCGACGCCGCCCCCGTGTCCGACAAGGAACGCAAGCGCCGCGAACGTCTGGGCGAACTCAAGATCGAACTGCACAAACGTCTTCTGGAAGACCTCAATCTCGCCGCGCTGGAACATGCCGACGAACAGGATCTGCGCACCGAAATCAATGCCATTTCGGGCGAAGGGCTGGACGAACTCGGCGTCGTCCTCAACCGGGAAGACCGCGCCCAGTTGAACCAGGAACTCTTCGACGAGGTCGTGGGCCTTGGACCGTTGGAGCCGCTGCTGAAGGACGACACGGTCAACGACATCCTCGTCAACGGGCCCAAGCAGATCTTCGTCGAACGGGGCGGCAAGCTGCAACTGACCGACATCACGTTCCAGAACGAAAAGCACCTGCTAAGGATCATCGACAAGATCGTCTCGGCGGTGGGCCGCCGCGTCGATGAATCGAACCCCTATGTCGATGCCCGGCTTGCGGACGGGTCCCGCTTCAACGCGATGGTGCCACCGATTGCCGTCGATGGCAGCCTGGTCTCGATCCGCAAGTTCAAGAAGGACAAGCTGGGGATCGGCGATCTGGTCCGTTTCGGCGCCTTCACCGAGGAGATGGCCGCCTATCTTCAGGCCGCGGTGGCGTGTCGGTTGAACATCATCGTCTCGGGCGGCACGGGCTCGGGCAAGACGACGACGCTGAACGCCCTGTCTTCGTTCATTGACGATGCCGAACGCATCCTGACCATCGAGGATACCGCCGAACTGCAACTGCAGCAGACCCATGTGGGACGCATGGAAAGCCGCCCTCCCAATGTCGAGGGCAAAGGCGCGGTCAGCCAGCGCGATTGCCTGAAGAACGCGCTCAGGATGCGGCCCGACCGGATCATCGTCGGCGAAACTCGGGGCGAGGAAGTCATCGACATGCTGCAGGCGATGAACACCGGCCATGACGGATCGATGACCACGATCCACGCCAACAACGCGCGCGACGCGGTCAGCCGCCTTGAGAACATGATCGCGATGGCCGGGATCGAGATGCCGTTGAAGGCCGTGCGCAGCCAGGTCGCCTCCGCCGTCAACCTGATCGTGCAGGCCAGCCGCCTGCAGGACGGCTCTCGCCGGATGGTGTCGATCACCGAGGTGACGGGCATGGAGGGCGAGGTGATCTCGATGCAGGAAATCTTCCGCTACGAACGCCTTGGGCTGGAGGCAGACGGCAAGATCATCGGCCGCTTCACCGCCACGGGCGTGCGCAGCCACTATTCCGACCGGTTCCGCCAGTGGGGAGACGACCTGCCCGCAAGCCTGTTCGAGCCGAATATGGGAGGTTGA
- a CDS encoding type II secretion system F family protein — protein sequence MQVGGELIIYALIFVAVLALVEGLYLTVFGKSIRLNAKVNRRLELLEKGNGREQVLEQLRKEMTQHMQAGGIPLYAMLADKAQKANIAFSPRQLIAIMVLLAGVAFLALTVGTAAPLPVRALVSVAMGVGGVYVWVQNKATKRLQIIEEQLPDAVELMVRSLRVGHPFISAINIVAKEVPDPLGTEFGVIADEAAYGRDVSEALKDLAERVDMQDMRFLAVAVSIQQQSGGNLAEVLAGLAKVIRARFKLFRRVKAITAEAKWSGMFLSGFPVAAIVGLVTLKPDFYDNVKDTPFFIPAAIGVGVFLVANVIFMKIMVNVKV from the coding sequence ATGCAGGTCGGCGGCGAACTCATCATCTACGCGCTGATCTTCGTCGCGGTTCTGGCGCTGGTCGAAGGGCTGTATCTGACGGTTTTCGGCAAGTCGATCCGCCTGAACGCCAAGGTCAACCGCCGGCTGGAACTTCTGGAAAAGGGCAACGGCCGAGAGCAGGTGCTAGAACAGCTTCGCAAGGAGATGACCCAGCACATGCAGGCCGGGGGAATCCCGCTTTACGCGATGCTGGCCGACAAGGCGCAAAAGGCCAATATCGCGTTTTCCCCCCGCCAGTTGATCGCCATCATGGTCCTTCTGGCCGGGGTCGCCTTTCTGGCGCTCACCGTCGGGACCGCGGCGCCCTTGCCTGTCCGCGCGCTTGTGTCCGTCGCCATGGGCGTGGGCGGGGTCTATGTCTGGGTCCAGAACAAGGCCACGAAACGGCTGCAGATCATCGAGGAACAGCTTCCCGACGCGGTGGAACTGATGGTGCGTTCCCTGCGGGTGGGCCATCCGTTCATCTCCGCCATCAACATCGTGGCCAAGGAAGTCCCCGATCCGCTGGGCACCGAATTCGGCGTCATTGCGGACGAGGCCGCCTATGGCAGGGATGTGTCCGAGGCGCTGAAAGACCTCGCCGAACGGGTCGACATGCAGGACATGCGGTTTCTCGCCGTGGCGGTCAGCATCCAGCAGCAGTCGGGCGGCAATCTGGCCGAGGTTCTGGCCGGGCTGGCCAAGGTGATCCGCGCGCGGTTCAAGCTGTTTCGCCGGGTCAAGGCCATCACGGCCGAGGCGAAATGGTCCGGCATGTTCCTGTCGGGCTTTCCGGTCGCGGCAATCGTCGGCCTCGTGACGCTGAAGCCCGACTTCTACGACAACGTAAAGGACACGCCGTTCTTCATTCCCGCCGCCATCGGGGTCGGCGTGTTCCTCGTGGCGAATGTGATCTTCATGAAAATCATGGTCAACGTGAAGGTCTGA
- a CDS encoding tetratricopeptide repeat protein — translation MKRFRVRLSDIAFRGLALAAVIALSACQLAGPTASSGADQPHTAANAMVEGHRLMAAGDYGLALKSFYRAGAEQGLTAEVLSAIGSANLRLGRLGQAERQLRQAVDKDNRFVPAWNNLGVVLIERGKPGEARRVFETAFALDSGQSDDIRHNLRLAIAKTEIPSYDTRNNNDYELVRQGSATYRLVASH, via the coding sequence ATGAAACGCTTTCGGGTTCGTCTTTCTGACATTGCCTTTCGCGGCCTGGCGCTGGCCGCGGTAATCGCACTATCTGCCTGCCAGTTGGCGGGGCCAACAGCCTCATCCGGCGCGGACCAGCCACACACCGCGGCGAATGCGATGGTCGAAGGCCATCGCCTGATGGCCGCGGGCGACTATGGCCTTGCGCTGAAGTCTTTCTACCGCGCTGGCGCCGAACAGGGCCTGACCGCCGAGGTCCTGTCCGCCATCGGATCGGCCAATCTGCGCCTTGGCCGTCTGGGTCAGGCCGAACGCCAGTTGCGACAGGCCGTGGACAAGGACAACCGCTTCGTACCCGCCTGGAACAATCTGGGCGTCGTGCTGATCGAGAGAGGCAAGCCGGGCGAGGCGAGGCGCGTCTTTGAAACCGCCTTCGCGCTCGACAGTGGCCAATCGGACGACATCCGGCACAATCTTCGACTGGCTATCGCAAAAACCGAAATTCCGTCGTACGATACACGCAATAATAATGATTACGAACTGGTGAGGCAGGGCAGCGCAACGTACCGGCTGGTCGCCTCCCACTGA
- a CDS encoding type II secretion system F family protein: protein MQMLDTLTVLLTDRLGPLAPVYAIGVIGVAMIALTLPALLRRRPDPLDKLRQQTREMKAATVREPSTALRQSSQADKLDRFADFLEPQDDAEFSAVRMKLMQAGYRSKSSVRVYYFAQLTLGIGLLLVGLIFAVVKHSTTGASTTNMILTVLIPGAAGYYLPKYWVSRRVQERQESITNGFPDSLDMMLVCVEAGQSLDQSIIRVAKEMRAGFPHLADEYEIVAHEIKAGKDKVQVLKDMADRCGVTDVSSFVTVLVQSQTFGTSIAEALRVYAAEMRDKRVMRAEEKANKLPTKLTLGTMMFTVPPLLIALIGPSIHSIYETLSGSSF, encoded by the coding sequence ATGCAAATGCTCGATACGCTGACCGTCCTTCTCACAGACCGGCTTGGCCCGTTGGCGCCGGTTTATGCCATCGGGGTTATCGGTGTGGCGATGATCGCCCTGACACTGCCGGCCCTGTTGCGCAGGCGACCCGACCCGCTGGACAAGCTGCGCCAGCAGACACGCGAGATGAAGGCCGCGACGGTCCGCGAGCCCTCGACGGCCCTGCGGCAAAGCTCTCAGGCCGACAAGCTTGACCGCTTCGCAGACTTCCTCGAACCGCAGGATGATGCGGAGTTCTCGGCGGTCCGGATGAAGCTCATGCAGGCGGGCTATCGCTCCAAATCCTCGGTCAGGGTCTATTACTTCGCCCAGTTGACGCTTGGCATCGGGCTGCTGCTGGTGGGGCTGATCTTCGCCGTCGTGAAACACTCAACGACCGGGGCCAGCACGACCAACATGATCCTGACGGTCCTGATTCCCGGTGCTGCGGGCTACTACCTGCCGAAATACTGGGTGAGCCGCCGGGTGCAGGAGCGGCAGGAATCGATCACCAACGGTTTTCCCGACAGTCTCGACATGATGCTGGTCTGCGTTGAGGCCGGGCAATCGCTGGACCAGTCGATCATCCGGGTGGCAAAGGAAATGCGCGCAGGCTTCCCCCATCTGGCCGACGAGTACGAGATCGTCGCGCACGAGATCAAGGCCGGCAAGGACAAGGTGCAGGTGCTAAAGGACATGGCCGACCGCTGCGGGGTGACCGACGTGTCCTCCTTCGTGACGGTTCTGGTTCAATCCCAGACCTTCGGCACCTCGATTGCCGAAGCGCTGCGGGTCTATGCGGCCGAGATGCGGGACAAGCGGGTTATGCGGGCCGAGGAAAAGGCGAACAAGTTGCCAACCAAGCTGACTTTGGGCACGATGATGTTCACGGTACCACCGCTGCTCATCGCGCTTATCGGCCCCTCGATCCACAGCATCTATGAAACGCTTTCGGGTTCGTCTTTCTGA
- a CDS encoding type II and III secretion system protein family protein, giving the protein MRATRLLAAGLVGLCAAFAQPSSPEAQALRTMGATSSGKLNVPVNRAVIVESEEIFAELSISNPAIADISTLSDRSIYVLGKAPGRTTLTLLGAEGQLLANVEVRVTLDISELKERLREILPGEPVEVRAANDGLVLSGTVSSPQVIDRAMGLAERYAPKKVSNMMSVAGSQQVMLNVRFAEMNRSVAKSLGANFGVSGQVDGGDTTFQANALTTAATGAGIFQIGGQAGVMQFNLLLEAMETKGFIRTLAEPNLTALSGHNASFLAGGDYPIPVLGQDGNVSVEFRPFGVSLDFMPNVVGENINLQMEAEVSNIDPSVTFSSGGLTISGFSSRKTETTIELHDGESFAIAGLLQDDFTSLATQVPWIGDVPVLGALFRSADYQRDQSELVIIVTAHLVTPTRGEALALPTDRLRPASERDFFLFGRMGTPNAPTQGAAGEIARQDFRGPYGYVME; this is encoded by the coding sequence ATGAGAGCGACACGCTTGCTTGCGGCAGGCCTTGTTGGCCTTTGCGCAGCTTTTGCGCAACCTTCTTCGCCCGAGGCACAAGCCCTTCGAACGATGGGGGCCACATCCTCGGGCAAACTGAACGTGCCCGTAAACCGTGCCGTGATCGTCGAGAGCGAAGAGATCTTCGCGGAACTGTCCATCTCCAACCCCGCGATCGCGGACATCTCGACCTTGTCGGACCGCAGCATCTATGTCCTCGGCAAGGCACCGGGCCGCACCACGCTGACGCTTTTGGGGGCCGAAGGGCAGCTTCTTGCCAATGTCGAAGTCCGCGTCACGCTGGATATAAGCGAACTCAAGGAACGGCTGCGCGAGATCCTGCCCGGCGAACCGGTCGAGGTGCGGGCCGCCAATGACGGGCTTGTTCTGTCCGGCACGGTGAGTTCCCCGCAGGTGATCGACCGGGCCATGGGGCTGGCAGAGCGATATGCGCCCAAGAAGGTCTCCAACATGATGTCCGTGGCCGGAAGCCAGCAGGTCATGCTGAATGTCCGGTTCGCCGAAATGAACCGCTCCGTCGCGAAGAGCCTTGGTGCGAATTTCGGGGTCAGCGGTCAGGTCGACGGGGGTGACACGACGTTTCAGGCGAATGCGCTGACCACGGCGGCAACAGGCGCCGGCATATTCCAGATCGGCGGGCAGGCCGGTGTCATGCAGTTCAACCTGCTGCTTGAGGCGATGGAGACGAAGGGGTTCATCCGGACGCTGGCGGAGCCGAACCTCACCGCGCTGTCCGGCCACAATGCCAGCTTCCTTGCCGGCGGCGACTATCCCATTCCGGTCCTAGGTCAGGACGGAAATGTCTCGGTCGAATTCAGGCCCTTCGGCGTTTCGCTGGACTTCATGCCCAATGTCGTTGGCGAGAACATCAACCTGCAGATGGAGGCCGAGGTCAGCAATATCGACCCGTCCGTCACCTTCAGCAGCGGCGGGCTGACGATCAGCGGGTTTTCCAGCCGCAAGACGGAAACGACGATCGAACTTCACGACGGCGAAAGCTTCGCCATCGCGGGTCTTCTGCAGGACGATTTCACAAGCCTTGCCACGCAGGTGCCGTGGATCGGCGATGTTCCCGTGCTGGGCGCGCTGTTCCGCAGCGCCGACTACCAGCGTGACCAGAGCGAACTGGTCATCATCGTGACCGCCCACCTTGTGACCCCGACCCGGGGCGAGGCTTTGGCCCTGCCCACCGACCGGCTGCGCCCCGCCAGCGAGCGGGATTTCTTCCTGTTCGGCAGGATGGGGACGCCGAATGCCCCGACCCAGGGGGCGGCTGGCGAAATTGCCCGGCAGGATTTCCGCGGCCCCTATGGCTATGTGATGGAGTAG
- a CDS encoding lipopolysaccharide assembly protein LapB, with translation MRRSILLSMCAGGALMLTACAETTPVEVERAVQDVLAADQGTMNDIMMTVADPNEAATYFRRTLKENPGNIDAQRGLARSLIRAKRNTEGAAIWAKVAAHRAATAEDKVDHADALIRTGDWARAETVLKGVPPTHETYKRYRLEAMIADSNGQWDKADSYYETAAGLTTTPAKVLNNWGYSKLTRGDYPGAERLFVEALTYDPALFTAKNNLVLARGAQRNYALPVIEANRGERAQLYHTLALTAIKQGDVALGKGLLQDAIETSPQHFEEAVRALEALESRG, from the coding sequence ATGCGCCGATCTATCCTACTTTCGATGTGCGCCGGCGGGGCGCTCATGCTGACGGCCTGTGCCGAGACCACCCCGGTGGAGGTCGAACGGGCCGTGCAGGATGTGCTGGCCGCTGACCAGGGCACCATGAACGACATCATGATGACCGTGGCCGACCCCAACGAGGCCGCGACCTATTTCCGACGGACCCTGAAAGAAAACCCCGGCAATATCGACGCGCAGCGCGGACTTGCGCGGTCGCTGATCCGGGCGAAACGCAATACCGAGGGTGCAGCGATCTGGGCCAAGGTCGCCGCGCACCGGGCCGCCACTGCCGAGGACAAGGTCGACCATGCCGATGCCCTGATCCGCACGGGCGACTGGGCCAGGGCGGAAACGGTGCTGAAAGGCGTCCCGCCGACGCATGAGACCTACAAACGCTACCGGCTGGAGGCGATGATCGCCGACAGCAATGGCCAGTGGGACAAGGCCGACAGTTACTATGAAACCGCGGCGGGGCTGACGACGACACCAGCGAAAGTCCTGAACAACTGGGGTTATTCCAAGCTGACCCGCGGCGATTATCCCGGTGCGGAGCGCCTGTTCGTCGAGGCGCTGACCTATGACCCCGCGCTCTTCACGGCGAAGAACAACCTCGTTCTGGCCCGCGGCGCGCAACGCAACTATGCCCTGCCGGTGATCGAGGCAAACCGGGGTGAGCGCGCCCAGCTTTATCACACGCTGGCACTGACGGCGATCAAGCAGGGCGATGTGGCACTGGGCAAGGGGCTCTTGCAGGACGCGATCGAAACCAGCCCGCAGCATTTCGAGGAAGCAGTCCGGGCGCTGGAAGCGCTCGAAAGCCGCGGCTAG
- a CDS encoding AAA family ATPase: MTRTAALHPDPAPIAACTVSRDIRNFDLLVEDMGAELGENWGDLGLQDIIDFFDHPEAAGLEFIAIAVDGEDEENIGFLGRVVRTAKSNGVKVIVVVKDVSPIALHQLMREGADDFVPYPLPEGALHDAIDRARRADPPPPAAAEAAHRRATASKPDRDGVVLPVHGLAGGVGASTFAVNLAWELTLAAKDRDKRVCLIDLDLQFGSVATYLDLPRKEAVFELLSDISAMDSDSFMQALQTYGNDLHVLTAPADILPLDLISSDDVRTLIDMARGQFDFVIVDMPTTLVQWSEAVLTKASLYFALLELDMRSAQNTVRLIRALRAEELPFERLRFAMNRAPKRSELSARSRVKRMAESLDIAIDILLPDSGKMVAQSGDEGVPLANSAGKSPLRREIQKLAVSLFELTAQAAHAES; the protein is encoded by the coding sequence ATGACAAGGACGGCCGCGTTGCATCCCGATCCCGCACCGATCGCCGCCTGTACCGTGTCGCGCGATATCCGCAACTTCGACCTCCTTGTCGAGGATATGGGGGCGGAGCTTGGTGAAAACTGGGGGGACCTCGGCCTTCAGGACATCATCGACTTTTTCGATCACCCCGAAGCGGCTGGGCTCGAATTCATCGCGATTGCCGTCGATGGCGAGGATGAAGAGAACATTGGCTTTCTGGGCCGCGTCGTCAGGACGGCGAAGTCCAACGGCGTCAAGGTCATCGTGGTGGTCAAGGATGTCAGCCCCATCGCCCTGCACCAGCTGATGCGGGAAGGGGCCGACGATTTCGTCCCTTATCCCCTGCCCGAAGGGGCCCTGCACGACGCCATCGACCGCGCAAGGCGCGCCGACCCGCCGCCGCCCGCCGCCGCAGAAGCCGCACACAGACGGGCCACCGCTTCGAAACCGGACCGCGACGGCGTGGTCCTGCCGGTCCACGGTCTTGCCGGGGGTGTCGGCGCCTCGACCTTCGCGGTGAACCTGGCCTGGGAACTGACCCTGGCGGCGAAAGACCGCGACAAGCGTGTCTGCCTGATCGATCTGGATCTGCAATTCGGTTCCGTCGCGACCTATCTGGACCTTCCCCGCAAAGAGGCCGTCTTCGAACTGCTGTCCGATATCTCGGCAATGGACAGCGATAGCTTCATGCAGGCGCTGCAAACCTACGGCAACGACCTGCATGTTCTCACCGCGCCGGCCGACATCCTGCCGCTGGACCTGATCTCGTCGGACGACGTCAGGACGCTGATCGACATGGCCCGGGGGCAGTTCGACTTCGTGATCGTGGACATGCCCACAACGCTGGTTCAGTGGAGCGAAGCCGTTCTGACCAAGGCCAGCCTCTACTTCGCCTTGCTGGAACTCGACATGCGCTCGGCCCAGAACACGGTCCGGCTCATCCGAGCGCTCCGGGCGGAGGAACTGCCTTTCGAACGGCTGCGCTTTGCCATGAACCGGGCACCGAAACGTTCCGAGCTTTCGGCCAGAAGCCGGGTGAAGCGCATGGCCGAAAGCCTGGATATCGCTATCGACATTCTTCTGCCGGACAGCGGCAAGATGGTCGCCCAATCGGGCGATGAGGGCGTGCCCCTGGCAAACAGCGCCGGAAAATCGCCCTTGCGCCGTGAAATACAAAAGCTCGCAGTCTCATTGTTCGAATTGACCGCACAGGCCGCCCACGCAGAGAGTTGA
- the cpaB gene encoding Flp pilus assembly protein CpaB — protein sequence MRLMFGLVLVIGLGLAGFAVYMAQTYIGQYETELAAERAARAKQIKVEPVVVAKTTLRYGQQITLDDLRRVHWPTASMPEGTFQTAEDLFPKGGPQFRTVLRAMEAGEPLLRVKVTEPGADAGITSRLGRGMRAFAIRVDVTSGVSGFLRPGDKVDVYWTGHAQGRQVTKLIDTGIRLIAVDQIADEDTMKPKVARTITVEATPQQVAALAQAQSTGRLSLSLVGAYDDVVAEAVEVDQNILLGIEDAPVIAQEQAQVCTIRTRRGSEVVDMPIPCTN from the coding sequence ATGCGTCTGATGTTCGGACTTGTCCTCGTCATTGGGCTCGGTCTGGCGGGCTTCGCTGTCTACATGGCGCAGACCTATATCGGCCAGTACGAAACCGAACTGGCGGCAGAGCGGGCCGCCCGTGCCAAACAAATCAAGGTCGAACCGGTGGTCGTGGCCAAGACGACATTGCGCTATGGCCAGCAGATTACCCTTGATGATCTGCGCCGAGTGCATTGGCCGACGGCATCGATGCCAGAGGGGACGTTCCAGACCGCCGAAGACCTGTTTCCGAAGGGTGGGCCGCAATTCCGAACCGTCTTGCGGGCGATGGAGGCCGGCGAGCCGCTGTTGAGGGTCAAGGTCACCGAACCCGGGGCCGATGCCGGCATCACCTCGCGGCTTGGCCGCGGCATGCGGGCCTTCGCGATCCGCGTCGACGTGACCTCCGGCGTTTCGGGATTCCTTCGCCCGGGCGACAAGGTGGATGTCTACTGGACGGGACATGCGCAAGGCCGGCAGGTGACCAAGTTGATCGATACCGGCATAAGGCTGATCGCCGTCGATCAGATCGCCGACGAGGACACGATGAAACCCAAGGTCGCGCGCACCATCACGGTCGAGGCGACACCGCAGCAGGTTGCGGCACTCGCGCAGGCACAATCCACCGGGCGCCTGTCCCTGTCGCTTGTCGGCGCCTATGATGACGTCGTGGCAGAGGCGGTGGAAGTAGACCAGAACATCCTTCTGGGCATCGAAGACGCCCCCGTGATCGCGCAGGAGCAGGCGCAGGTCTGCACCATCCGCACCCGCCGCGGGTCGGAAGTTGTCGACATGCCGATCCCCTGCACGAACTGA
- a CDS encoding SLAC1 anion channel family protein: MSTSADIETGAQESRLAHYPITFFATVMGMFGLTLALHAGETALPIPAQYHYSHYVMYASAGLLGIVALGYLLKVMFHFKMAAWEWHHPVRLAFFPTISISMILMSIALLGDGYRDIAEPLWIAGTTLQGILSLLVISDWIGHRHFKPGHLSAAWFIPPVGNILVPIAGVQLGYMDISWLFFSGGILFWVVMLALVMNRLTFHDPLPSRLQPTLVILIAPPAVGFISWVRMHGAAVELDDMARVLINAAYVFALIVATQLPKILRLPFALSFWALSFPLAALTIATFLYSMKTGSQFHQYLGGGLLGLLVVVIAFLLVRTAIAIGRREICQPE, from the coding sequence ATGAGCACATCTGCTGACATCGAAACCGGCGCGCAGGAAAGCCGCCTGGCCCATTACCCCATCACCTTCTTCGCGACGGTGATGGGCATGTTTGGCCTGACACTCGCGCTGCATGCGGGCGAGACCGCCCTGCCGATCCCCGCGCAGTACCACTATTCGCATTATGTCATGTATGCCTCGGCAGGGCTGCTTGGCATTGTCGCGCTGGGCTACCTGCTCAAGGTGATGTTCCATTTCAAGATGGCCGCTTGGGAATGGCATCACCCCGTGCGTCTGGCCTTCTTCCCGACGATCTCGATCTCCATGATCCTGATGTCCATCGCTTTGCTGGGTGACGGGTATCGTGATATCGCCGAACCGCTCTGGATCGCGGGCACCACGTTGCAGGGTATCCTGTCGCTGTTGGTCATTTCCGACTGGATCGGCCACCGCCACTTCAAACCCGGCCATCTGAGCGCGGCATGGTTCATTCCGCCTGTAGGCAATATCCTTGTCCCCATCGCCGGGGTTCAACTGGGCTATATGGATATCTCCTGGCTGTTCTTCTCGGGCGGCATTCTGTTCTGGGTCGTCATGCTGGCGCTGGTGATGAACCGGCTGACCTTCCATGACCCGCTGCCCAGCCGTTTGCAGCCGACGCTGGTGATCCTGATCGCCCCGCCGGCCGTCGGGTTTATCTCATGGGTTCGGATGCACGGCGCCGCGGTGGAACTGGACGACATGGCGCGGGTCCTGATCAACGCGGCCTATGTCTTCGCGCTGATCGTGGCGACGCAGCTGCCGAAGATCCTGCGGCTGCCCTTCGCCCTGTCCTTCTGGGCGTTGTCGTTCCCGCTGGCCGCGCTGACCATTGCGACGTTCCTGTACTCGATGAAGACCGGGTCGCAGTTTCATCAGTATCTGGGCGGCGGACTGCTTGGCCTGCTGGTGGTCGTGATCGCCTTCCTGCTGGTCCGGACGGCCATCGCCATCGGGCGGCGCGAGATCTGCCAACCCGAATAA
- a CDS encoding OmpA family protein, which produces MRTRLKLLALCTAVALSGCEAEVGASLDEGHFGTPTLNNTLTMSGDRTLAIEMTRRFAAEVPSMITFAFDSAALDDMARAALAQQAAWLQQYPYARIRVYGHTDKVGTPAYNKRLGLRRAQAAVDFLVSRGIARNRLEAVVSYGDTQPLIVTEGRERRNRRTVTEVAGFVAPHRMIHDGTYMHSAYRNRYIGRVQKQGDE; this is translated from the coding sequence ATGCGCACACGCCTGAAACTGCTTGCCTTGTGTACCGCCGTCGCCCTGTCCGGCTGCGAAGCGGAAGTCGGTGCCAGTCTCGACGAGGGGCATTTCGGGACGCCCACGCTGAACAACACGCTCACCATGTCCGGCGACCGCACACTGGCCATCGAGATGACGCGCCGCTTTGCCGCCGAGGTGCCCAGCATGATCACCTTCGCCTTTGACAGCGCAGCGCTTGACGACATGGCCCGTGCCGCGCTGGCGCAACAGGCCGCATGGTTGCAGCAATACCCCTATGCCCGGATACGCGTCTACGGCCATACCGACAAGGTCGGCACGCCCGCATACAACAAACGCCTCGGTCTGCGCCGGGCACAGGCGGCCGTCGACTTCCTCGTATCGCGGGGCATCGCGCGCAACCGGCTGGAGGCAGTCGTGTCCTACGGCGACACGCAACCGCTGATCGTCACCGAAGGGCGCGAACGGCGCAACCGCCGGACGGTTACCGAGGTTGCGGGCTTTGTCGCGCCCCACCGGATGATCCACGATGGGACCTACATGCATAGCGCCTACCGGAACCGCTATATCGGTCGGGTCCAGAAACAAGGCGACGAATAA
- a CDS encoding prepilin peptidase: MALSANDALWFLPFVLPIAIWVAWSDMKYMKIPNSAVVALVVVYAAVGLIALPIDVWAWRWLHLVLVLGIGFVASTIGLIGAGDAKFAAAMAPFLAADESGRFLMLFAVVLVAAFITHRGIRRLAPVRRALPDWASWTDRDFPMGLALAGALIFYLVLRASDGVMAIRM, encoded by the coding sequence GTGGCGTTGTCCGCAAATGACGCGCTGTGGTTCCTGCCCTTCGTGCTGCCCATCGCGATCTGGGTGGCGTGGAGCGACATGAAGTACATGAAGATCCCCAACAGCGCCGTGGTCGCGCTGGTTGTCGTCTACGCGGCCGTAGGCCTGATCGCGCTGCCCATCGATGTCTGGGCGTGGCGCTGGCTGCATCTGGTGCTTGTGCTTGGCATCGGCTTCGTGGCCAGCACCATTGGCTTGATCGGGGCGGGCGATGCGAAATTCGCCGCAGCGATGGCGCCCTTCCTGGCTGCCGACGAATCTGGGCGGTTCCTGATGCTGTTCGCCGTGGTACTGGTCGCAGCCTTCATCACCCATCGCGGCATCCGACGTCTGGCCCCGGTGCGTCGCGCCCTGCCCGACTGGGCGTCGTGGACAGACCGGGATTTCCCGATGGGCCTGGCGCTGGCGGGCGCGTTGATCTTCTATCTCGTGCTTAGGGCAAGCGACGGCGTGATGGCCATCAGGATGTAG